In Leptospira stimsonii, a single window of DNA contains:
- the xrtN gene encoding exosortase N: protein MSASHKTILSIFALIGVCLIPMGLVGRGLLSIRSTFELYPLLFLPLFLSKDKKPANAWLFLPGSSFVIAGIFYQRLSLVWIGSFWNLLALLHGSGIRFTWPAPFFVFAIPPVTGFGSLFLGFQLRLLVTKWSAWFLRFFDPSSSALGNRIFYNGMPFTVDKACEGMKMGLASLLLAVAFLLRSDRKGAALISILAIPLWFFSNWIRVVVLVLFNIPAASWRHEFVGTIFFICGVVVPLGLIALFFPKSSDNESPYLSRTILKFPPKTALWLLPVLTFAFLTRDFYISPKTHTWPRKILSFELDPDSTREDSRIATYRFEKNYLILKRDLFAIGTGHDPRICFEAVGFSFVEQGEDDGIQKARLKSPSGEEPTLLWWYSISEKPYSDELKGDKKTAPHRASSTGDWRWKRFQGSDVIQWNLYGPEEKELRRILESLSNPPL, encoded by the coding sequence ATGTCTGCGTCTCATAAAACGATTCTTTCTATTTTCGCGTTGATCGGAGTGTGTTTGATTCCGATGGGTCTCGTAGGAAGGGGATTGCTTAGCATTCGTTCTACGTTTGAGTTGTATCCGCTTCTTTTTTTACCGCTCTTTCTTAGTAAAGATAAGAAGCCGGCAAACGCCTGGCTCTTTTTGCCGGGCTCCTCCTTCGTTATCGCGGGAATTTTTTATCAAAGATTGAGTCTCGTTTGGATCGGATCTTTTTGGAATCTCCTCGCGCTTCTCCATGGAAGCGGAATCCGTTTTACCTGGCCTGCTCCGTTTTTCGTTTTTGCAATTCCACCGGTCACCGGATTCGGCTCTCTCTTTTTGGGATTTCAACTTCGATTGCTCGTAACAAAATGGAGCGCTTGGTTTTTGCGCTTTTTCGATCCGTCTTCTTCCGCTCTTGGAAACCGGATTTTTTACAACGGGATGCCGTTCACCGTGGATAAGGCATGCGAAGGAATGAAAATGGGTCTTGCCTCGCTTCTTCTCGCAGTCGCCTTTTTGCTTCGTTCCGATCGCAAAGGTGCGGCGTTGATTTCGATTCTTGCGATTCCTCTTTGGTTTTTTTCCAATTGGATCCGAGTCGTTGTATTAGTTCTTTTTAATATTCCGGCCGCATCCTGGAGACATGAGTTCGTGGGAACGATATTTTTTATCTGCGGAGTTGTTGTTCCTTTGGGTTTGATCGCGCTCTTTTTCCCGAAATCTTCCGATAACGAGTCTCCATACCTTTCTCGAACGATTTTGAAATTTCCCCCGAAAACTGCGTTGTGGCTTCTTCCCGTTTTAACGTTCGCGTTTCTTACGCGAGATTTTTATATCTCACCGAAAACGCACACTTGGCCGCGCAAAATTCTCTCCTTCGAATTGGATCCTGATTCGACTCGAGAAGACTCTCGAATCGCAACCTATCGTTTCGAAAAAAACTATCTGATCCTAAAGCGTGATCTGTTTGCAATCGGAACTGGACATGATCCAAGAATTTGTTTCGAGGCCGTCGGTTTTTCATTCGTTGAACAAGGAGAAGACGATGGAATTCAGAAAGCCCGGCTCAAAAGTCCTTCGGGAGAAGAACCGACTCTTTTGTGGTGGTATTCAATTTCGGAAAAACCCTACTCGGATGAACTCAAAGGTGATAAAAAAACCGCACCACACAGAGCTTCCTCCACCGGCGATTGGCGATGGAAACGTTTTCAAGGATCGGATGTGATTCAGTGGAATTTATACGGACCCGAAGAAAAGGAACTCCGTAGAATCTTAGAATCTCTTTCCAATCCTCCGCTTTGA